The DNA sequence GTGTGTGTTACCTCTGCTCTTTCTCTTATTATCTGGATAGTTGATGAACCGATGATTCCAACAACATGCTCCAAGAATACGCATCTCTTGTTCATGGACTCCATCAGCGTAACTTTCCATTCTACTCCATTTCAATTGCAAAAGCAAAGAGAAAATCACAAATCGCAAAAAAGGAACTGAATCTAATTACACATggaaaaaaagcagtgaaaagttcACCTAGACAAGCTATGGCAAAAACAACTCCAGGAATACCAGCACCTGTTCCAACATCCACGAGGCTAAGCTTCTCATGTGACAGCGCGCTGCCACAGCGCGTGCGGTAGCAATTCCTAAGAGGAGGGAGGATCTCGAGCGAGTCCTCGATGTGCCTCTCCATGACTTCGTCGGCGTCTTTGACTGCAGTGAGATTCATGCGCTGCAATTGAAAATGCGGAAATTAAGTGTTAATGTAGTTGAAGAGTTGAAAGAATTGGAAAGTATGCATTATGTATACCTTGTT is a window from the Arachis hypogaea cultivar Tifrunner chromosome 17, arahy.Tifrunner.gnm2.J5K5, whole genome shotgun sequence genome containing:
- the LOC112767092 gene encoding uncharacterized protein isoform X7; the encoded protein is MNLTAVKDADEVMERHIEDSLEILPPLRNCYRTRCGSALSHEKLSLVDVGTGAGIPGVVFAIACLEWKVTLMESMNKRCVFLEHVVGIIGSSTIQIIRERAEDAFGDAALELGESEPVKMFERTANLANN
- the LOC112767092 gene encoding uncharacterized protein isoform X8, with translation MNLTAVKDADEVMERHIEDSLEILPPLRNCYRTRCGSALSHEKLSLVDVGTGAGIPGVVFAIACLEWKVTLMESMNKRCVFLEHVVGIIGSSTIQIIRERAEDAFGDAALELGKLLVNLSL
- the LOC112767092 gene encoding uncharacterized protein isoform X9 gives rise to the protein MNLTAVKDADEVMERHIEDSLEILPPLRNCYRTRCGSALSHEKLSLVDVGTEWKVTLMESMNKRCVFLEHVVGIIGSSTIQIIRERAEDAFGDAALELGESEPVKMFERTANLANN